In a single window of the Cupriavidus sp. P-10 genome:
- a CDS encoding Tim44 domain-containing protein, translating into MSSIRGKFLVGSLVTALAFGMTLDAEAKRMGGSRSVGKQSESVTQRQQTQPTSPTQQAQQPAQQAAPATAGAAGAAAAAAPKRNWGGILGGIAAGLGIGWLLSHFGLGGAALSFLSNLILIAIVAFAVIWLIRKFRGGSQRSHQPAYAGAAGAAGAGNAGGMGRSAEPMLRQPLNTPESTPAATPMMQGAAAAPVAAGAVAQQPWGVPADFDTENFLRNAKVHFVRLQAAWDAGNLDDIREFTTPEMFAEIKMDLSERGAEVNKTDVVTLEGQLLGIESTPSQHIASVRFSGMIREKAGEVAQPFAEVWNLAKPATGTGGWLLAGIQQES; encoded by the coding sequence ATGTCGTCAATTCGTGGAAAATTCCTGGTGGGGTCGCTGGTAACGGCGCTGGCCTTCGGGATGACGTTGGACGCCGAGGCCAAGCGCATGGGCGGCTCGCGCAGCGTGGGCAAGCAGTCTGAATCGGTCACGCAGCGCCAGCAGACGCAGCCTACCTCGCCGACCCAGCAAGCGCAGCAGCCTGCACAACAGGCGGCACCGGCTACGGCCGGGGCAGCCGGCGCGGCAGCGGCCGCAGCGCCCAAGCGTAACTGGGGCGGCATCCTGGGCGGCATCGCCGCCGGCCTTGGTATCGGCTGGCTGCTGTCGCACTTCGGCCTGGGCGGCGCGGCGCTGAGCTTCCTGTCCAACCTGATCCTGATCGCGATCGTCGCCTTCGCGGTGATCTGGCTGATCCGCAAGTTCCGCGGTGGCAGCCAGCGCAGCCACCAGCCGGCATACGCGGGTGCAGCCGGTGCGGCGGGTGCCGGCAATGCCGGCGGCATGGGCCGCAGCGCCGAGCCGATGCTGCGCCAGCCGCTGAACACGCCGGAGAGCACGCCGGCAGCCACCCCGATGATGCAGGGCGCCGCAGCCGCGCCGGTCGCGGCGGGTGCCGTGGCCCAGCAGCCGTGGGGTGTGCCGGCCGATTTCGACACCGAAAACTTCCTGCGCAACGCCAAGGTCCACTTTGTGCGCCTGCAGGCAGCCTGGGACGCCGGCAACCTCGACGACATCCGCGAGTTCACCACGCCTGAGATGTTCGCCGAGATCAAGATGGACCTGTCCGAGCGCGGCGCCGAGGTCAACAAGACCGACGTGGTCACGCTGGAAGGCCAGTTGCTCGGCATCGAATCGACGCCGTCGCAGCATATCGCCAGCGTTCGCTTCTCGGGCATGATCCGCGAGAAGGCCGGCGAGGTGGCGCAGCCGTTCGCCGAAGTCTGGAACCTGGCCAAGCCGGCGACCGGCACCGGCGGCTGGCTGCTGGCCGGCATCCAGCAGGAGTCGTGA
- the ubiE gene encoding bifunctional demethylmenaquinone methyltransferase/2-methoxy-6-polyprenyl-1,4-benzoquinol methylase UbiE, with translation MSETHFGFEKVDETEKADKVAGVFHSVASRYDVMNDLMSGGMHRLWKMFTIAQANVRPGHKVLDIAGGTGDLAKAFAKQAGPTGQVWLTDINESMLRVGRDRLLNKGIVTPVALCDAEKIPFPDNYFDLVTVAFGLRNMTHKDAALAEMRRVVKPGGKVMVLEFSKVWKPLEKAYDVYSFKVLPWLGERVAGDAPSYRYLAESIRMHPDQVSLVRLMEHAGLENVEYFNLTAGVVALHVGRKY, from the coding sequence ATGAGTGAAACCCACTTCGGGTTTGAGAAAGTCGACGAAACGGAAAAAGCCGACAAGGTCGCCGGCGTGTTCCATTCGGTGGCGAGCAGGTACGACGTGATGAACGACCTGATGTCGGGCGGCATGCACCGGCTGTGGAAGATGTTCACCATTGCCCAGGCCAATGTCCGGCCCGGCCACAAGGTGCTGGACATCGCCGGCGGCACCGGCGACCTGGCCAAGGCGTTCGCGAAGCAGGCCGGCCCGACCGGCCAGGTCTGGCTGACCGATATCAACGAGTCGATGCTGCGCGTCGGCCGCGACCGGCTGCTGAACAAGGGTATCGTGACCCCGGTGGCGCTGTGCGATGCCGAGAAGATCCCGTTCCCCGACAACTACTTCGATCTGGTCACGGTGGCGTTTGGCCTGCGCAACATGACGCACAAGGACGCCGCGCTGGCCGAGATGCGCCGCGTGGTCAAGCCGGGTGGCAAGGTCATGGTGCTAGAGTTCTCCAAGGTGTGGAAACCGCTGGAGAAGGCGTATGACGTCTATTCTTTCAAGGTACTGCCCTGGCTGGGCGAGCGCGTGGCAGGGGATGCCCCCAGCTATCGCTATCTCGCGGAATCGATCAGAATGCATCCAGACCAGGTCTCACTTGTACGCTTAATGGAACATGCGGGCCTGGAAAATGTCGAATACTTCAATCTGACGGCCGGAGTGGTGGCGCTCCACGTCGGGCGGAAGTATTAA
- a CDS encoding gamma-butyrobetaine hydroxylase-like domain-containing protein, with protein MAGLDKDTPHPTALTVHTQSRVLEVGFDNGRSFRLPFELLRVYSPSAEVQGHGPGQEILQTGKRDVGISAVEPVGNYAILIRFSDGHDTGIYSWELLYRLGDQQDALWQDYLKRLEAAGVDRDTPMPGAGAAGGHGCGHHH; from the coding sequence ATGGCAGGCCTGGACAAAGACACCCCCCATCCCACCGCACTGACCGTCCATACGCAATCGCGCGTGCTGGAGGTCGGCTTCGACAACGGCCGCAGCTTCCGGCTGCCGTTCGAGCTGCTGCGCGTGTATTCGCCATCGGCGGAAGTGCAGGGCCACGGCCCCGGCCAGGAAATCCTGCAGACCGGCAAGCGCGACGTCGGCATCAGTGCCGTCGAGCCGGTGGGCAACTACGCCATCCTGATCCGCTTCAGCGACGGCCACGACACCGGCATCTATTCGTGGGAACTGCTGTACCGGCTGGGCGACCAGCAGGACGCGCTGTGGCAGGACTACCTGAAGCGCCTGGAAGCTGCCGGCGTCGATCGCGATACCCCCATGCCTGGCGCCGGCGCTGCCGGCGGCCACGGCTGCGGCCACCACCATTGA